The DNA sequence AGGGGGAGGCAAGGGGGTGTGGGTGGAGGCGGGCTAGGGGGGAGGAAACGTTTAAAATCGGCCGCAGTGAGGAGAAGGAGGTCTCTCCTTCTCCTCTTTCGACAAAGAGCGTCAAAATTTGGCTTTGCGGTTTCGAAGTGTCTAAATACATCGCTTGTCGGGCCTTAAAGTGCGTAGCTATGAACTTGCTGCTGCCATCACGATCTGCACGATGCCCATCAGCAGGCTGGCGATCCCCGTTATCCCGGCGAGCGTAGTAGAGCGTAAGAGGCGCATGATCTCGGGCCAGAGTGGATCTGGAGTTTCGATCAGCTTTTCGGCAGACTCAATTAATGCCATGGCATTTGCCTTATGAGCATTAGAGAGTTTGGCGGATTCGACGACTACTCGAATATCCCTGAGAATGTTCTGGATCTCAGACTTTTGATTTTCAGATAAGTTATATTGGCCAGTCCATGCAACGCTGTCCACCCTGACAGAAATATCGCCTTTCTGCACTGCGTCCAACCCTGCGGCGGTGATCTGAAACAGTCTGCCGCCGGACATTTGATATGCCTGACGCGTGATAACCAATCCTACGGACTCTAGGTCATCTGTCAGGGTCAAAATGTATTGACTAGAACCCTCAATCTGCGTGTGTTTCCTGATCGTCGAGATGGTGCAGTATCGTTTGTCTCCGCCAATCAGGCGTTGGTGTAAGTATCTAAGGATCTTTAGCTGATCAGTTTTTGAATTCAATCCGATCTCCTCTGAGATTTAACTATCTCATCTACCAAAAAATCCAGCCATGCATCGTTGTAGGTGTAGCTGTTGTAAGCCTTATGGAAGATGCAATAGGTGCGGTTGGCGTTTTCCCCCTTGCCGGCCCGCACGTTGTGTCTCTTCCATGCTTCCGTGTGGTTGCTGACCGTAAAGCGACGGCCGCTTCTCCGACTGACAAGAGCGGCCACCTCACTGGGTTTATAGGGGTAGAGCTCGTCAGAAATCTTGTACTTTTGGAGGACGTTGTGAACGCTCTTTCCCTCAGCAGAATCTGGCGTCAGAAACTGGATATGTGCACTTCCCTTTGAAGCGCTGTCTAACGTGTAAACAACCCGAAATTGATATTCCAGGTCACTCAACTCCTCCTCTGAGAGCTCTGCCGTCAGTCGAGCGTCCAGCGCTGCGATATGCGCTGGAACGTCGTACTGGTGAGGCTGCGCGGCCTGCTCGATCTCAAGCTTGCCGAACTGAAGAGCTACCGAGATTTCGTTTTGAAGACTTAGGCGAGGTCCGTACCAGTCCACAATCGTCCTATCGAAGTTCAGGCAGCAAGCTTGGAAAACAGCGAGCCATCGAGGATCGCTACGTCCCATTAGCCTGTGTTCGACCTCGTCCCGAATGGCTTTGATCGTGTTTAGGTTGTTCTTGATGCCCTTTGACAGCGGAGAGTCGGACTTGTTGAGCATGTAGCTTAGGCCAAAGGTTGTGCCGTCACTGTTCAAGATGTTACCGTCTTGCCTGTGATAAAACTCGTGGAGAAGATAGGTCCACGCAATGTTCGCCAGGATAGCAAACATACCAGCTTTGAACTTGTAGCTGCTGCTATTGAAAATCGTGACCGCGATTATCATTGCTTCGCGCGCACGAATCAACCGCTCGTCATCGTAAATATTGAGGCCGGTTATAGGGTCAAAGCTAAGCTTCCACTTCTTAAAAAATTCTATTTCTGCCTCTGAGGCGGGCTCGACAAAATTGTCTTTTTTGACACCAGAAATACGGCCGAAGTTAACTGTTGGAGTTCGCTGATAGTTAATGAGCGCATGGATATCCTGGCTCCGCTCGCCACAAAAAAGTAAGGCCTTTACTATCCGCTTCTCAAATGTAGTCAGTCCCCCGCCTTTTGACATCATCGCCTCCGCTTACTACTAAGTTGATATTTTTGTTTAGAGGGAACTCAGCGCAAAAGGTTCTCAGGTTAACGCTAACATGCGAAGCTTCTGTGAAAAACATGAACAGGTCGGACGTGAAAACATTAGCGTCCATGGCGACAAGCCACTTCAGCGCGCCAATTGCCCGGTAAATCTTCATTCAAATATTATGAACTGTCGTTCGTTATCCTGACAAGTAAGTTTAAGATCTAAAATATTTTCTTCGCAGCTTTGAGTTCCCTTGGCTATCGATTCATTATTGTTACTGAGCAAGGCCGAAACGGCGCTTTGCGCTTCCTCAGGATGAGGTTCTCCCTTGGG is a window from the Rhodoligotrophos appendicifer genome containing:
- a CDS encoding DUF3644 domain-containing protein, translated to MMSKGGGLTTFEKRIVKALLFCGERSQDIHALINYQRTPTVNFGRISGVKKDNFVEPASEAEIEFFKKWKLSFDPITGLNIYDDERLIRAREAMIIAVTIFNSSSYKFKAGMFAILANIAWTYLLHEFYHRQDGNILNSDGTTFGLSYMLNKSDSPLSKGIKNNLNTIKAIRDEVEHRLMGRSDPRWLAVFQACCLNFDRTIVDWYGPRLSLQNEISVALQFGKLEIEQAAQPHQYDVPAHIAALDARLTAELSEEELSDLEYQFRVVYTLDSASKGSAHIQFLTPDSAEGKSVHNVLQKYKISDELYPYKPSEVAALVSRRSGRRFTVSNHTEAWKRHNVRAGKGENANRTYCIFHKAYNSYTYNDAWLDFLVDEIVKSQRRSD